A DNA window from Drosophila biarmipes strain raj3 chromosome 2R, RU_DBia_V1.1, whole genome shotgun sequence contains the following coding sequences:
- the LOC122818188 gene encoding peroxisomal membrane protein 11C-like, translating into MFINEVCGLIGSYGGRDVLMEALCQGAKLAAGYQAKRNPDLSQRCATVSSKISGAQATLRLIEDLPVIQYTLDYGLGECEPDRITAVLGVMSNAVDLLFYPIETICWLAENRVLDVRNRTAWSYANSIFCVLSVYLNLVRTLRTFSLKRNQLSRQDAVSLARISLDLVHAVGILPRGYLWGGKMSTLQIGAIGTLSAALGIYQVLARKRLTK; encoded by the coding sequence ATGTTTATAAACGAAGTCTGTGGTCTCATTGGTTCCTACGGCGGTCGGGATGTCCTGATGGAGGCGTTGTGCCAAGGTGCCAAGTTGGCGGCGGGATACCAGGCCAAGCGTAACCCAGACCTGTCCCAACGATGTGCCACCGTCAGCTCGAAGATCTCGGGAGCCCAGGCCACTCTGCGTCTGATCGAGGATCTTCCCGTGATTCAGTACACCCTGGATTACGGATTGGGCGAGTGTGAGCCGGATCGCATCACGGCCGTACTGGGCGTGATGTCCAACGCGGTGGATCTGCTCTTCTACCCCATCGAGACCATCTGCTGGCTGGCCGAGAACAGGGTTTTAGATGTGAGAAATAGGACAGCTTGGAGCTATGCCAACTCCATTTTCTGTGTGCTCTCCGTGTACCTGAACCTCGTGAGGACATTGAGGACTTTTTCGCTGAAGCGGAACCAGCTAAGCCGGCAGGACGCGGTCTCCCTTGCGCGCATCTCCCTTGATCTCGTCCACGCTGTCGGCATTCTGCCCAGAGGTTACTTGTGGGGTGGGAAGATGTCAACCCTCCAAATCGGAGCCATTGGAACCCTCTCTGCGGCCCTGGGAATCTACCAGGTCTTGGCCAGAAAAAGACTGACCAAGTAA
- the LOC108027625 gene encoding peroxiredoxin-6, translated as MRLGQTVPNFQADTTKGPISFHEWQGNSWVVLFSHPADFTPVCTTELGRIAVHQPEFAKRNTKCLAHSVDALNSHVDWVNDIKSYCLDIPGDFPYPIIADPTRDLAVSLGMLDEEQKKDPEVGKTIRALFIISPDHKVRLSMFYPMSTGRNVDEILRTIDSLQLTDRLKVVATPANWTPGTKVMILPTVTDEEAHKLFPKGFDKVSMPSGVNYVRTTENY; from the exons ATGCGTTTGGGACAGACCGTACCTAACTTCCAGGCCGACACCACCAAGGGGCCCATCAGCTTCCACGAGTGGCAGGGCAACTC GTGGGTGGTGCTCTTCTCCCACCCCGCCGACTTCACCCCCGTGTGCACCACCGAGCTGGGCAGGATCGCGGTGCACCAGCCCGAGTTCGCCAAGCGGAACACCAAGTGCCTGGCGCACTCCGTGGACGCACTCAACTCGCACGTGGACTGGGTGAACGACATCAAGAGCTACTGCCTGGACATTCCCGGGGACTTCCCCTACCCGATCATCGCCGACCCCACCCGCGACCTGGCCGTCAGCCTGGGCATGCTCGACGAGGAGCAGAAGAAGGACCCCGAGGTGGGCAAGACCATCCGCGCCCTCTTCATCATCAGCCCGGACCACAAGGTGCGCCTCTCCATGTTCTACCCCATGTCCACTGGCCGCAACGTAGA TGAGATCCTGAGGACCATCGACTCGCTGCAGCTGACCGATCGCCTCAAGGTGGTGGCCACCCCGGCCAACTGGACG CCTGGCACCAAGGTCATGATCCTGCCCACCGTCACCGACGAGGAGGCCCACAAACTCTTCCCCAAGGGATTCGACAAGGTCTCCATGCCCTCGGGAGTGAACTACGTCCGCACCACCGAGAACTATTAG
- the LOC122818163 gene encoding peroxiredoxin-6 — MRLGQTVPNFQADTTKGPISFHEWQGNSWVVLFSHPADFTPVCTTELGRIAVHQPEFAKRNTKCLAHSVDALNSHVDWVNDIKSYCLDIPGDFPYPIIADPTRDLAVSLGMLDEEQKKDPEVGKTIRALFIISPDHKVRLSMFYPMSTGRNVDEILRTIDSLQLTDRLKVVATPANWTPGTKVMILPTVTDEEAHKLFPKGFDKVSMPSGVNYVRTTENY; from the exons ATGCGTTTGGGACAGACCGTACCTAACTTCCAGGCCGACACCACCAAGGGGCCCATCAGCTTCCACGAGTGGCAGGGCAACTC GTGGGTGGTGCTCTTCTCCCACCCCGCCGACTTCACCCCCGTGTGCACCACCGAGCTGGGCAGGATCGCGGTGCACCAGCCCGAGTTCGCCAAGCGGAACACCAAGTGCCTGGCGCACTCCGTGGACGCACTCAACTCGCACGTGGACTGGGTGAACGACATCAAGAGCTACTGCCTGGACATTCCCGGGGACTTCCCCTACCCGATCATCGCCGACCCCACCCGCGACCTGGCCGTCAGCCTGGGCATGCTCGACGAGGAGCAGAAGAAGGACCCCGAGGTGGGCAAGACCATCCGCGCCCTCTTCATCATCAGCCCGGACCACAAGGTGCGCCTCTCCATGTTCTACCCCATGTCCACTGGCCGCAACGTAGA TGAGATCCTGAGGACCATCGACTCGCTGCAGCTGACCGATCGCCTCAAGGTGGTGGCCACCCCGGCCAACTGGACG CCTGGCACCAAGGTCATGATCCTGCCCACCGTCACCGACGAGGAGGCCCACAAACTCTTCCCCAAGGGATTCGACAAGGTCTCCATGCCCTCGGGAGTGAACTACGTGCGCACCACCGAGAACTACTAA
- the LOC108027613 gene encoding peroxiredoxin-6-like produces MRLGQTVPNFQADTTKGPISFHEWQGNSWVVLFSHPADFTPVCTTELGRIAVHQPEFAKRNTKCLAHSVDALNSHVDWVNDIKSYCLDIPGDFPYPIIADPTRDLAVSLGMLDEEQKKDPEVGKTIRALFIISPDHKVRLSMFYPMSTGRNVDEILRTIDSLQLTDRLKVVATPANWTPGTKVMILPTVTDEEAHKLFPKGFDKVSMPSGVNYVRTTENY; encoded by the exons ATGCGTTTGGGACAGACCGTACCTAACTTCCAGGCCGACACCACCAAGGGGCCCATCAGCTTCCACGAGTGGCAGGGCAACTC GTGGGTGGTGCTCTTCTCCCACCCCGCCGACTTCACCCCCGTGTGCACCACCGAGCTGGGCAGGATCGCGGTGCACCAGCCCGAGTTCGCCAAGCGGAACACCAAGTGCCTGGCGCACTCCGTGGACGCACTCAACTCGCACGTGGACTGGGTGAACGACATCAAGAGCTACTGCCTGGACATTCCCGGGGACTTCCCCTACCCGATCATCGCCGACCCCACCCGCGACCTGGCCGTCAGCCTGGGCATGCTCGACGAGGAGCAGAAGAAGGACCCCGAGGTGGGCAAGACCATCCGCGCCCTCTTCATCATCAGCCCGGACCACAAGGTGCGCCTCTCCATGTTCTACCCCATGTCCACTGGCCGCAACGTAGA TGAGATCCTGAGGACCATCGACTCGCTGCAGCTGACCGATCGCCTCAAGGTGGTGGCCACCCCGGCCAACTGGACG CCTGGCACCAAGGTCATGATCCTGCCCACCGTCACCGACGAGGAGGCCCACAAACTCTTCCCCAAGGGATTCGACAAGGTCTCCATGCCCTCGGGAGTGAACTACGTCCGCACCACCGAGAACTACTAA
- the LOC108036251 gene encoding HIG1 domain family member 1A, mitochondrial, with protein sequence MSSNSLFETDEDLAQAHKFSRKVKESPFMLVGIAGFVAAGLVGAYKYRNRGSMSTSVFLMQLRVAAQGTVVGCLTAGLAYTMAKEYLFHEEPKDNSKPVE encoded by the coding sequence ATGAGTTCCAACTCCCTGTTCGAGACCGACGAAGATCTCGCCCAGGCCCACAAGTTTTCCAGGAAGGTGAAGGAATCTCCCTTTATGCTGGTGGGGATTGCCGGATTCGTGGCCGCCGGTCTGGTTGGGGCCTACAAATACCGGAACCGAGGTTCCATGAGCACCAGCGTCTTCCTGATGCAGCTGCGAGTGGCCGCCCAGGGAACGGTGGTGGGATGCTTGACCGCCGGACTGGCCTACACCATGGCCAAGGAGTATCTGTTCCACGAAGAACCCAAGGACAACAGCAAGCCAGTCGAGTGA